A single region of the Drosophila miranda strain MSH22 chromosome 2, D.miranda_PacBio2.1, whole genome shotgun sequence genome encodes:
- the LOC108156082 gene encoding pro-corazonin: protein MMRLLLLPLFLFTLSMACMGQTFQYSRGWTNGKRALTPPSLLSHGHFNRASDLGFSDLYDVQDWSSERRLERCLAQLQRSLLSRVYGSVVDFNANRPEPESSDSVSSRNRANNNNENVLYPTPIQNRHHSSNELLEEISAAVAGSGPTGAGSGEPSVFGKH from the exons ATGATGCGTCTCCTGCTACTGCCTCTGTTCCTCTTCACATTGTCCATGGCCTGCATGGGTCAGACGTTTCAGTACTCCCGCGGCTGGACCAATGGCAAGCGAGCACTTACTCCACCGTCTCTTCTGAGCCATGGACATTTCAATCGAGCCAGCGATTTGGGTTTCTCAGATCTGTATGACGTTCAGGACTGGAGCAGTGAACGCAGGCTGGAGCG CTGCCTGGCGCAGCTGCAGCGATCGCTACTGAGTCGGGTCTATGGCTCCGTGGTGGACTTCAATGCGAATCGACCCGAACCGGAGTCTAGCGACAGTGTCAGCTCCCGCAACCGAGCCAATAACAACAACGAAAATGTTTTATATCCGACTCCCATTCAAAATCGTCATCACTCATCGAATGAACTTCTTGAGGAAATCTCTGCTGCGGTGGCCGGATCCGGACCGACGGGTGCGGGCTCAGGGGAGCCGAGCGTGTTTGGAAAACACTAG